In Synechococcus sp. PCC 6312, one genomic interval encodes:
- a CDS encoding AAA family ATPase, which yields MRIDRVKIKNYKSITDCEFPFFNYYTAISGKNNAGKSNLLKAIFLFFEEDEELPFMGIVRDKEIDFGND from the coding sequence ATGAGAATTGACAGAGTTAAAATCAAAAATTACAAGTCCATAACTGACTGCGAATTCCCCTTTTTCAATTACTACACTGCTATATCAGGGAAGAACAATGCAGGTAAGTCAAATTTGTTAAAAGCAATATTTCTCTTCTTTGAGGAAGATGAGGAACTTCCTTTTATGGGGATTGTGAGGGATAAAGAAATTGATTTTGGGAATGATTAA
- the drmD gene encoding DISARM system SNF2-like helicase DrmD, with translation MAGTENSNTLSPGQIVHVRSRQFLVEDITPAPVATGDTLVRLACLEDDAQGETLEVFWEREVDAQVIETSSWESVAHKGFDQPRYFSAYLHALRWNCVTSTEPKLFQAPYRAGIEVKAYQLEPLRKALRMPRVNLFIADDVGLGKTIEAGLILREMLMRQKIKRVVISCPPSVVRQWQEEMESRFGLTFIVFDRDFVSTKRRERGYGINPWKTHTRFIISHALLRDETYAAPLRDWLGEFSAGALLILDEAHNAAPASASRYAIDSQLTKVVRDLAPRFEHRLFLSATPHNGHSNSFAALLEILDPQRFCRGVPVRNKKLLDAVMVRRLKQYLRAINEPDFPRREIISVIIDGLPEDAPELVLARLLQNYRTCCEQRLKDSPRSAQTTAMLVMTNLQKRLLSSIEAFARTLRVHRRAIERQAQHKVTRQGSLSLLLESPGCDDDRADLQEEEVTAEEDSQMEKATYAAGEAISREELELLEAMTQIAELNRRQPDSRILTLENWLRQNLGPNLGQPGAHWLNRRVLTFTEYADTKRYLEQQLKRIIAGSDREDDRIGIFHGGMGDDRREEIKAAFNADPAQHPLRILIATDAAREGVNLQNYCADLFHFDVPWNPSRMEQRNGRIDRKLQRADEVRCHYFVLPQRPEDRVIDVLVQKTKRIHDELGSLSPVIEKNVSKLLEKGIWANEAETLASAINGADEADDVSKGRSGAIEEELEAIRLRQDKLRQQQVELEGMLRDSKEWLSLSDRHFRDALSVSLELMGAPGLRPLSAPEDVDNDECSRWEVPALDQQSGADLTWANTLDTLRAPRQRGQKLWEWRKEAPIRPIVFRDPGSLDGEVVHLHLEHRMVQRLLGRFLSQGFLYDELTRACMCRTDDPIPRVIMLGRLSLYGERAARLHDEIVTVAAEWLDPQARGRSKLRPLTEGEKRDVLQILETSLANRRLQEVPTLLMDRMKECTARDVEELLPHLERRSQQLTESAKRKLTQRGEREAVEMKTLLEEQRDRILKQERQYETLQLGLFNRDEMRQIEADRRHWRTRVEQLEDEIVTEPERIQQAYTVKAERIEPVGIVYLWPISS, from the coding sequence TTGGCAGGCACCGAGAACAGCAATACCCTCAGCCCTGGTCAAATCGTCCATGTGCGTTCGCGCCAATTTTTGGTGGAAGACATCACCCCCGCTCCTGTGGCTACAGGAGACACTCTGGTACGCTTGGCTTGCCTGGAGGATGATGCCCAGGGGGAAACACTAGAGGTATTTTGGGAGCGGGAGGTCGACGCTCAGGTGATCGAAACCTCCTCCTGGGAGTCTGTGGCTCATAAAGGATTTGATCAGCCCCGCTACTTTTCGGCTTACCTCCATGCGCTACGGTGGAACTGCGTTACCTCTACTGAGCCAAAGTTATTTCAGGCCCCCTATCGGGCAGGAATTGAGGTCAAAGCCTACCAGCTAGAGCCCCTACGCAAGGCCCTGCGGATGCCCAGGGTTAATCTGTTTATCGCAGACGACGTAGGCTTGGGCAAAACTATCGAAGCGGGTCTTATTCTGCGCGAGATGCTGATGCGGCAGAAGATTAAGCGGGTAGTGATTTCTTGCCCACCGTCGGTAGTGCGCCAGTGGCAGGAGGAGATGGAGAGTCGCTTTGGTCTCACCTTTATTGTGTTTGACCGTGACTTTGTTTCTACCAAGCGGCGAGAACGGGGCTACGGTATCAATCCCTGGAAGACCCATACCCGCTTCATCATTTCCCATGCACTACTGCGGGATGAGACCTACGCCGCCCCCTTGCGGGATTGGTTGGGTGAGTTTTCAGCAGGGGCACTATTGATTTTGGATGAAGCCCACAATGCGGCTCCGGCTAGCGCTTCTCGGTATGCGATCGACTCCCAACTGACCAAGGTAGTCCGCGACTTGGCTCCCCGGTTTGAGCATCGGCTATTTTTGTCTGCTACTCCCCATAACGGGCACTCCAACAGCTTTGCAGCTCTGCTAGAAATTCTCGACCCCCAAAGGTTTTGCCGGGGGGTGCCAGTGCGCAACAAAAAGCTGCTGGATGCTGTTATGGTGCGGCGACTCAAGCAATATCTGCGAGCAATTAATGAACCCGACTTTCCCCGGCGGGAGATTATATCGGTCATCATCGACGGGTTACCTGAAGATGCTCCAGAGCTAGTGTTGGCTCGGCTCCTGCAAAACTACCGCACCTGTTGCGAGCAGCGGCTGAAAGATTCTCCCCGCTCGGCCCAAACCACCGCCATGCTGGTAATGACCAACCTGCAAAAGCGTTTGCTGTCATCTATTGAGGCATTTGCCCGCACCCTACGCGTCCATCGACGGGCTATTGAGCGCCAGGCCCAGCATAAAGTCACTAGGCAGGGTAGTCTTTCCCTACTGTTAGAGAGTCCTGGGTGCGACGATGACCGGGCTGACCTACAAGAGGAGGAGGTGACTGCTGAAGAAGATAGCCAGATGGAAAAGGCTACCTATGCCGCAGGCGAAGCCATTTCCCGCGAGGAGCTAGAGCTGCTGGAGGCAATGACTCAAATCGCTGAGTTGAACCGACGACAGCCCGACAGCCGAATTTTGACCCTGGAAAATTGGCTGCGGCAGAATCTTGGCCCTAACTTGGGCCAGCCTGGTGCCCACTGGCTCAACCGACGAGTCCTCACTTTTACTGAGTATGCCGATACTAAGCGCTACCTCGAGCAGCAACTTAAGCGCATAATTGCTGGTTCTGATCGTGAAGATGATCGCATTGGCATCTTCCACGGCGGTATGGGCGATGATCGCCGCGAGGAAATCAAAGCCGCCTTCAACGCCGATCCGGCCCAGCACCCCCTGCGAATTTTGATAGCAACCGATGCGGCGCGGGAGGGGGTAAACCTACAAAACTACTGTGCCGACTTATTCCACTTCGATGTGCCCTGGAACCCCAGCCGCATGGAGCAGCGCAATGGTCGCATCGATCGCAAGCTCCAGCGAGCCGATGAAGTGCGATGCCACTACTTTGTGTTACCCCAGCGGCCCGAAGACCGGGTGATTGATGTGCTGGTGCAAAAGACTAAGCGCATCCACGACGAGTTGGGTAGTCTATCACCCGTGATTGAAAAGAATGTCTCGAAACTGTTGGAGAAGGGTATTTGGGCCAACGAGGCTGAGACATTAGCCAGTGCCATCAATGGGGCAGACGAAGCTGACGATGTCTCTAAAGGGCGGAGCGGGGCGATAGAAGAAGAGTTAGAGGCTATCCGGCTGCGGCAAGATAAACTGCGGCAGCAACAGGTGGAGCTAGAGGGGATGTTACGCGACTCAAAAGAGTGGCTAAGCCTGAGTGATCGCCACTTTCGCGATGCTTTATCGGTATCGCTGGAACTAATGGGGGCACCAGGACTTAGACCGCTTTCGGCACCAGAGGACGTAGACAACGATGAGTGTAGTCGCTGGGAAGTACCCGCCCTCGACCAACAATCCGGGGCAGACCTGACCTGGGCCAATACTCTCGACACTCTGCGGGCACCGCGTCAGCGAGGACAAAAACTGTGGGAATGGCGCAAAGAAGCCCCTATTCGCCCGATTGTATTTCGTGATCCGGGGTCTCTAGATGGGGAGGTGGTGCATCTTCACTTGGAGCATCGCATGGTGCAGCGGCTGTTGGGGCGGTTCTTATCCCAGGGTTTTCTATACGATGAGCTGACTCGTGCCTGTATGTGCCGGACTGATGACCCTATTCCTAGGGTGATTATGCTGGGGCGGCTGTCGTTATACGGGGAGAGAGCGGCCCGGCTGCATGATGAAATTGTGACCGTAGCGGCGGAATGGCTAGACCCCCAGGCCAGGGGACGAAGCAAACTGCGGCCATTAACGGAAGGGGAAAAGCGGGATGTCCTACAAATTCTGGAGACATCGCTGGCCAATCGTCGTTTGCAGGAGGTGCCAACTTTATTGATGGATCGGATGAAGGAGTGTACTGCCAGAGATGTGGAGGAATTGCTGCCTCATCTGGAGCGACGTTCTCAGCAGTTGACGGAAAGTGCCAAGCGCAAGTTGACCCAGCGGGGTGAGCGGGAGGCGGTGGAGATGAAGACGTTGCTGGAGGAGCAGCGGGACAGAATTCTGAAGCAGGAGCGGCAGTATGAGACGTTGCAACTGGGCTTGTTTAACCGAGATGAGATGCGGCAGATTGAAGCAGATCGGCGGCACTGGCGGACGCGGGTGGAGCAGCTTGAAGACGAGATTGTGACGGAACCGGAGCGGATTCAGCAGGCCTACACGGTGAAGGCTGAGCGGATTGAACCAGTAGGGATTGTGTATTTGTGGCCTATTTCAAGTTAA